One genomic window of Choloepus didactylus isolate mChoDid1 chromosome 27, mChoDid1.pri, whole genome shotgun sequence includes the following:
- the LOC119521206 gene encoding translation initiation factor IF-2-like — protein sequence MRCGLDCVSLGQFSGRELGRPRPGRLRAQRGGGGRAGAASRPTVPEAALRRGAPAGPLALPRAPQPTTPARASAALPGTRCPSAPGGADPGLLPSFLSPAGLGSGRAPPWLRMGRYPPPSSKAASRAFARRSARICGRWTRSGTVNRLLPGSRADRGSASGTGALRALDVCDRRARAAAPPGREALLASEETVAPSTPHTSQHPSEQ from the exons ATGCGCTGCGGGCTCGATTGCGTCTCCCTGGGCCAGTTCTCGGGCCGGGAATTGGGGCGGCCGCGGCCGGGCCGGCTCCGGGCGCAGCGGGGCGGCGGCGGGCGCGCGGGGGCGGCCTCCAGGCCCACCGTCCCCGAGGCGGCGCTGCGCCGGGGTGCGCCGGCAGGGCCCCTGGCGCTCCCACGGGCCCCGCAGCCGACAACCCCAGCGAGGGCCAGCGCGGCGCTCCCTGGGACCCGCTGCCCGAGCGCTCCTGGAGGCGCCGACCCCGgccttctcccttcctttctttcg CCCGCGGGCTTGGGCTCCGGGCGGGCGCCTCCTTGGCTGCGGATGGGCCGCTACCCGCCTCCAAGCTCTAAGGCCGCTTCCCGCGCCTTCGCGCGCAGAAGCGCTCGGATCTGCGGGCGTTGGACCCGGAGCGGGACCGTGAACCGGCTGCTGCCTGGTTCCAGGGCAGACCGGGGGTCGGCCTCAGGGACGGGGGCGCTGCGTGCGCTTGACGTCTGCGACCGCAGAGCCAGAGCCGCGGCCCCTCCAGGCCGTGAAGCGCTTCTTGCGAGCGAGGAAACG